From a region of the Alloyangia pacifica genome:
- the rfbF gene encoding glucose-1-phosphate cytidylyltransferase, which produces MKAVLLAGGLGTRLAEETSVRPKPMVEVGGMPILWHIMNIYSAHGINEFVICLGYKGYFIKEYFANFALHNSSIEVDVRNRSVEFLGKNALPPWKIQMIDTGAETLTGGRLKRVRDYLPEDEPFCMTYGDGVADIDITSLVTFHKDHGLDATLTAVRPSGRFGATLIEDNRVKSFEEKPAGDGAQVNGGFFVLHPRVIDRIAGDETIWEREPLEGLARDGQLASFEHNGFWQPMDTLRDKQKLDGMWNEGKAPWKIWE; this is translated from the coding sequence ATGAAAGCTGTTCTTCTCGCAGGGGGGCTGGGCACGCGCCTGGCCGAGGAAACCTCGGTGCGGCCGAAACCGATGGTCGAGGTCGGCGGAATGCCGATCCTGTGGCACATCATGAACATCTACTCGGCGCATGGCATCAACGAGTTCGTGATCTGCCTGGGCTACAAGGGCTATTTCATCAAAGAGTATTTCGCGAACTTCGCGCTGCACAATTCCTCGATCGAGGTGGACGTGCGCAATCGTTCGGTCGAATTCCTAGGCAAGAACGCTCTGCCGCCCTGGAAAATCCAGATGATCGACACCGGCGCCGAAACGCTGACCGGCGGTCGCCTCAAGCGCGTCCGGGACTACCTGCCCGAGGACGAGCCCTTCTGCATGACCTACGGCGACGGCGTTGCCGACATCGACATCACCAGCCTGGTTACCTTCCACAAGGACCACGGCCTTGATGCGACGCTGACCGCCGTGCGCCCCTCGGGTCGCTTCGGCGCCACGCTGATCGAGGACAACCGCGTCAAGAGCTTCGAAGAGAAGCCCGCAGGCGACGGCGCGCAGGTCAACGGCGGCTTCTTTGTGCTGCATCCGCGCGTGATCGACCGGATCGCCGGCGATGAGACCATCTGGGAACGCGAACCCCTGGAAGGCCTGGCCCGGGACGGCCAACTGGCCTCGTTCGAGCACAACGGCTTCTGGCAGCCGATGGACACCCTGCGCGACAAGCAGAAGCTTGACGGCATGTGGAACGAGGGCAAGGCGCCCTGGAAGATCTGGGAGTAA
- the rfbG gene encoding CDP-glucose 4,6-dehydratase, whose translation MPTRDFWSGQRVFLTGHTGFKGSWTARWLSRMGAVQTGYARAPETDPALFPQLEIPGLTSVIGDICDPAPLNAAVKGCDPTIAIHMAAQPLVRLSYREPAETYATNVMGTLNVLEALRHNAPNLKAVMVITTDKVYRNDNSGHAFKEDDPLGGHDPYSSSKAACEEVVSCYRQSYFDEAGIPLAAARAGNVVGGGDWSEDRLVPDIWRAMMRGEAVVLRNPASVRPWQHVLDPVSGYLDYVEAIATGAWADQPRALNFAPAAASPMTVQEVTETLGAAMDLDKPWELAEGAQPVEMKLLTLDASLAGRTIGWRPQLTGRQAVEWTADWIKQTRSGTSAQDAVDAQIDQYEALLKA comes from the coding sequence ATGCCTACGCGTGATTTCTGGTCCGGGCAGCGGGTTTTCCTCACCGGTCACACCGGGTTCAAAGGCAGTTGGACGGCGCGCTGGCTGTCGCGCATGGGCGCGGTGCAGACCGGATACGCCCGTGCGCCGGAGACCGATCCGGCGCTCTTCCCCCAACTCGAGATACCCGGGCTGACCTCGGTGATCGGCGACATCTGCGACCCCGCCCCCCTGAACGCAGCGGTCAAGGGTTGCGACCCGACCATCGCCATCCACATGGCGGCCCAGCCGCTGGTGCGCCTGTCCTACCGCGAGCCGGCCGAGACCTATGCCACCAACGTCATGGGTACGCTCAACGTCCTTGAGGCGCTGCGCCACAACGCGCCGAACCTCAAGGCGGTGATGGTGATTACCACCGACAAGGTCTATCGCAACGACAACAGCGGGCACGCCTTCAAGGAAGACGATCCCTTGGGCGGGCATGACCCCTACTCCAGCTCCAAGGCGGCCTGCGAAGAGGTCGTGTCCTGCTACCGGCAGAGCTATTTCGACGAGGCCGGCATCCCGCTGGCCGCGGCGCGCGCTGGCAACGTGGTGGGCGGCGGCGACTGGTCCGAGGACCGCCTGGTGCCTGACATCTGGCGCGCCATGATGCGCGGCGAGGCGGTGGTGCTCCGCAACCCGGCCAGCGTGCGCCCCTGGCAGCACGTGCTGGACCCGGTCTCTGGCTATCTCGACTATGTCGAGGCGATCGCCACCGGCGCCTGGGCCGACCAGCCCCGCGCGCTCAATTTCGCGCCGGCCGCCGCCAGCCCGATGACGGTGCAGGAAGTAACCGAGACGCTCGGCGCGGCCATGGACCTGGACAAGCCTTGGGAGCTGGCCGAAGGCGCCCAACCCGTTGAGATGAAGCTGCTGACGCTGGATGCCTCGCTCGCCGGGCGCACCATCGGCTGGCGGCCGCAGCTGACCGGGCGCCAGGCCGTGGAATGGACCGCGGACTGGATCAAGCAGACCCGCAGCGGCACATCCGCCCAGGACGCCGTCGATGCCCAGATCGACCAGTACGAAGCATTGCTGAAAGCCTGA